From a single Apium graveolens cultivar Ventura chromosome 2, ASM990537v1, whole genome shotgun sequence genomic region:
- the LOC141707429 gene encoding phospholipase A1 PLIP1, chloroplastic, with protein sequence MAFTTMTSSGTQMVTSPRGMSKVNGKIRRSFSGNDLCNQARVRRSCSDNHLCYSVNQIHASKTEPKLKNSRSFGAFKFHLPETFVPKSLRTFLYEPEISKETTAGDDTVECNEMDEDSDEMVVQEKKTRMDKRVNWVERIMEIRTGWIQKQHKDEGDNGSFDGQGCDEDFGGCEVDYDEDEGEGKKEINRETFSELLKEVSWSDTKLFSQLAFLCNMAYAISEMKAVDLRRYYDLEFVTSSLVKKAEAAAFTTTTGELDDDSTCPVDSSSTTESESGKSENSNKKRLNNRPAAAYEIAASAASFVHSRAKDLLFHGSETQQEDIDMTLESNERKYLHKDERSTPRVYRSDAGSEVAAYVTASTMTAVVAAGDKEKEEAATALQTLQSSPCEWFVCDDSSIYTRCFVIQGSDSLASWQANLFFEPTKFEGTDVLVHRGIYEAAKGIYEQFKPIILEHLEKYGERAQFRFTGHSLGGSLSLLVNLMLLTRKVVKPTALRPVVTFGSPFVFCGGQKILDKLGLDEDHIHCVIMHRDIVPRAFSCNYPDHVAQLLKRLHGTFRSHPCLNRNKLLYTPMGKVFILQPDETSSPPHPLLPPGIALHALEDPQSGSSKNGLMTFLNSPHPLEMLRNPTAYGSDGTILRDHDSSNYLKAVNGVIRKHTAVHRTNTRQGNILWPILTSQSPHAWGHFRSTTNDRILLSKEEVATAGV encoded by the exons ATGGCTTTTACTACCATGACTAGTTCAGGCACACAAATGGTTACCAGCCCAAGAGGGATGTCAAAGGTGAATGGAAAAATTCGTCGTTCATTCTCAGGAAATGATTTATGTAATCAGGCTAGAGTGCGAAGATCATGTTCGGACAATCATCTGTGTTACTCTGTCAATCAAATCCATGCCTCAAAAACAGAGCCAAAACTGAAGAACAGCCGGTCATTTGGGGCATTTAAGTTTCATCTTCCAGAAACATTTGTCCCCAAGTCTCTTCGGACTTTCTTGTATGAACCAGAGATAAGTAAAGAAACAACCGCGGGAGATGATACAGTGGAGTGCAATGAAATGGATGAAGATAGTGATGAAATGGTTGTGCAAGAGAAGAAGACGAGGATGGATAAGAGAGTAAATTGGGTAGAAAGGATCATGGAAATCCGAACGGGTTGGATACAAAAACAACATAAAGATGAGGGCGACAATGGTAGCTTCGATGGCCAAGGTTGTGATGAAGACTTTGGGGGTTGTGAAGTGGACTACGATGAAGATGAAGGTGAAGGAAAGAAGGAAATTAATCGCGAGACTTTCTCAGAGTTATTAAAGGAGGTGTCTTGGTCTGATACAAAACTTTTCTCTCAGCTAGCTTTCTTGTGCAACATGGCATATGCAATTTCAGAGATGAAG GCTGTGGATTTAAGAAGATATTATGACTTAGAGTTCGTAACATCATCCTTGGTGAAAAAGGCAGAAGCTGCTGCTTTTACCACCACCACAGGCGAACTCGATGATGACTCCACCTGTCCTGTAGATAGTTCATCAACCACTGAGTCCGAATCAGGGAAATCCGAAAACTCAAACAAAAAACGTCTCAACAACCGTCCAGCTGCTGCTTACGAGATTGCTGcttcagcagcttcttttgtCCATTCCCGTGCAAAGGATTTGCTATTTCACGGCTCGGAGACACAACAGGAGGACATTGACATGACTTTAGAAAGCAATGAAAGAAAGTATCTACATAAAGATGAGAGATCTACGCCACGAGTCTACAGGTCAGATGCAGGTTCGGAAGTAGCGGCCTATGTTACAGCATCAACTATGACAGCAGTGGTTGCAGCAGGTGATAAAGAAAAGGAGGAAGCAGCAACAGCTCTTCAAACACTCCAGTCATCACCGTGTGAATGGTTTGTCTGCGATGATTCAAGCATATATACTCGTTGCTTTGTTATTCAG GGGTCAGATTCACTAGCATCATGGCAAGCGAATCTCTTCTTTGAACCAACCAAATTTGAG GGAACAGATGTGCTTGTTCATAGAGGGATTTACGAAGCAGCTAAGGGAATATATGAGCAATTCAAGCCAATTATACTGGAGCATCTCGAAAAGTACGGCGAAAGAGCGCAGTTCCGATTCACTGGTCATTCTCTCGGGGGTAGTCTCTCGCTGCTAGTCAACTTGATGTTACTAACTAGGAAAGTGGTGAAACCAACTGCTCTTAGACCAGTTGTTACATTTGGTTCTCCATTTGTCTTCTGCGGTGGACAAAAGATCCTTGATAAGTTGGGGTTGGATGAGGATCATATCCATTGTGTGATCATGCATAGAGATATTGTACCAAGAGCATTCTCATGCAACTACCCGGATCATGTCGCTCAACTGCTCAAGCGATTGCACGGAACCTTTAGGTCCCATCCTTGTCTCAATAGAAAC AAATTACTGTACACCCCAATGGGTAAAGTATTTATCCTCCAGCCTGATGAAACATCATCTCCTCCTCATCCATTGCTTCCTCCTGGGATTGCGCTCCATGCCTTGGAGGATCCACAGAGTGGTTCAAGCAAGAATGGCCTGATGACCTTTCTCAACTCACCTCATCCGTTGGAAATGCTAAGAAATCCTACTGCATACGGATCAGATGGAACAATTCTCAGAGACCATGACTCCAGCAATTATCTAAAGGCAGTGAATGGGGTTATACGGAAACATACAGCAGTCCACCGAACAAATACAAGACAGGGGAACATCTTGTGGCCAATATTGACTTCTCAATCTCCGCATGCATGGGGCCATTTTCGGAGTACAACAAATGACAGAATACTACTGTCCAAGGAGGAAGTTGCGACAGCTGGCGTGTAG